In Anoplopoma fimbria isolate UVic2021 breed Golden Eagle Sablefish unplaced genomic scaffold, Afim_UVic_2022 Un_contig_8980_pilon_pilon, whole genome shotgun sequence, the following are encoded in one genomic region:
- the LOC129116764 gene encoding complement C1q-like protein 2, giving the protein MNFPLLLFVSLFCSLTWTQDYDSNPETGTIETQSCFPDMCNLLKEFGAMREKLGAMETRLRDSESQILELKGKENNTVVFSVANGGNGAVGPFDAHTTLIYRTVMTNIGNAYSPVTGIFAAPTAGIYYFTFYYHAGGDHPVNLSLFKNNEVVVGTSDHRSLNDGADNGGNAVFVQLQKGDQVFVRLHANTHVWGDDYSTTFSGFLVNQV; this is encoded by the exons TCTGCAGCTTGACTTGGACCCAGGATTATGATAGTAATCCTGAAACAGGCACTATAGAAACACAGTCATGCTTTCCTGACATGTGCAACCTCCTGAAAGAGTTTGGTGCCATGAGAGAAAAACTGGGAGCTATGGAAACCAGGCTGAGGGACAGTGAAAGCCAGATTCTTGAACTGAAGGGCAAAG aaaacaacacggTAGTATTCAGTGTAGCAAATGGTGGAAATGGAGCTGTTGGACCCTTTGATGCACACACAACTTTAATCTACAGAACAGTGATGACAAACATCGGCAATGCCTACAGTCCAGTTACCG gtATCTTCGCAGCACCTACTGCAGGCATTTACTACTTCACCTTCTATTATCATGCCGGAGGGGATCACCCAGTGAATCTATCCCTCTTCAAGAACAACGAGGTCGTTGTGGGGACCTCTGACCACCGCTCATTGAACGACGGGGCCGACAACGGAGGCAACGCAGTGTTTGTGCAGCTGCAGAAAGGGGACCAGGTGTTCGTGCGCTTACATGCTAATACACATGTTTGGGGAGACGACTACAGCACCACTTTCAGCGGTTTCTTGGTCAACCAGGTTTAA